One Mycobacterium sp. SMC-4 DNA window includes the following coding sequences:
- the dapF gene encoding diaminopimelate epimerase, producing MRFAKGHGTQNDFVVLPDLACALDLAPSAVTALCDRRRGLGADGVLRVTTAGAALAAGVFDRLPEGVAEDDWFMDYRNADGSIAQMCGNGVRVFAHYLFTSGLEPRREFVVGSLAGPRPVVLHQADGLAADVTVEMGKANTVGSGFAVVGGRRFAGLAIDVGNPHLACVDPTLTAQDLAALDVGAAVQFDREQFPDGVNIEILTAPAQSRVSMRVHERGVGETRSCGTGTVAAAVAALAHVQAQTGHLRVLVPGGEVQVTVTEASSFLRGPSELVAQGELAQQWWRTHGARPSRS from the coding sequence ATGAGGTTCGCCAAGGGGCACGGTACGCAGAACGACTTCGTCGTACTGCCCGACCTCGCGTGCGCGCTGGACCTGGCCCCGTCGGCGGTGACCGCACTGTGTGACCGTAGGCGCGGATTGGGCGCCGATGGTGTGCTGCGGGTGACCACCGCCGGGGCCGCGCTGGCCGCCGGAGTCTTCGACCGGCTGCCCGAAGGGGTCGCCGAGGACGACTGGTTCATGGACTATCGCAATGCCGACGGGTCCATCGCGCAGATGTGCGGCAACGGGGTGCGGGTGTTCGCGCACTACCTGTTCACCAGTGGCCTGGAGCCGCGCCGCGAGTTCGTCGTGGGGTCGCTGGCCGGGCCCCGCCCGGTCGTGCTGCACCAAGCCGACGGCTTGGCCGCCGACGTGACCGTCGAGATGGGTAAGGCCAACACCGTCGGCTCCGGGTTCGCCGTGGTGGGCGGGCGACGCTTCGCGGGCCTTGCCATCGACGTCGGCAATCCCCACCTGGCATGCGTCGACCCGACGCTGACCGCCCAGGATTTGGCCGCCCTCGACGTCGGCGCTGCGGTGCAGTTCGACCGTGAGCAGTTCCCGGACGGGGTCAACATCGAGATTCTGACCGCCCCGGCTCAGTCAAGGGTGTCGATGCGGGTGCACGAGCGGGGGGTGGGCGAGACGCGTTCGTGCGGAACCGGCACCGTCGCCGCAGCGGTGGCCGCGCTCGCCCACGTCCAGGCTCAAACCGGTCATTTGCGGGTACTCGTTCCCGGCGGGGAGGTGCAGGTCACTGTGACCGAGGCCAGCAGTTTCCTGCGGGGTCCCTCGGAATTGGTGGCCCAGGGAGAACTCGCACAGCAATGGTGGAGGACGCACGGTGCGCGACCGTCCCGCTCGTGA
- a CDS encoding DEAD/DEAH box helicase, with product MTTSSFADLGVPATLVAALTARGITEPFPIQTATLPDALAGRDVLGRGKTGSGKTFAFALPLAAALTGRRRQTARPSGLVLAPTRELATQITATLEPLAQACGLRVTTIYGGVSQNRQVAALRSGVDIVVACPGRLEDLMRQKVISLDAVAVTVLDEADHMADLGFLPGVTRILAATPADGQRLLFSATLDNGVDKLVRRFLHDPVLHSVDEVDEAPVQMTHHVFHVGGAQEKKALVHRLASGTGRRILFMRTKHQARKLAKQLTEAGVPSVDLHGNLSQPARERNLAAFADGSARVLVATDIAARGVHVDGVELVVHVDPPMEHKAYLHRSGRTARAGSDGDVVTVVLPEQRRDTQQLLKRAGITVRPQDVDAESAEVQELVGEIAPRRAPQPVARTVEHRRPANQSGRPASQSGRPRRRRPRRPAQRATTTGG from the coding sequence ATGACCACATCGTCCTTTGCCGATCTCGGCGTGCCCGCGACCTTGGTGGCGGCGCTGACCGCGCGCGGCATCACCGAGCCATTTCCGATCCAGACCGCAACCCTGCCTGACGCACTGGCCGGCCGCGACGTGCTGGGCCGCGGAAAGACCGGAAGCGGTAAGACTTTCGCGTTCGCCTTGCCCCTTGCGGCCGCGCTGACCGGCCGTCGCCGCCAAACCGCCCGCCCATCGGGTCTGGTGCTCGCGCCCACCCGCGAGCTGGCCACCCAGATCACGGCCACCCTGGAGCCGTTGGCACAGGCGTGTGGCTTGCGGGTCACCACCATCTACGGCGGGGTCTCCCAGAATCGCCAGGTGGCCGCGCTGCGGTCCGGTGTCGACATCGTGGTGGCCTGCCCCGGACGTCTCGAAGATTTGATGCGCCAGAAGGTGATCAGCCTCGACGCCGTCGCGGTGACGGTGCTCGACGAGGCCGATCACATGGCCGACCTCGGCTTCTTGCCCGGCGTGACCCGAATCCTGGCAGCGACACCCGCAGACGGCCAGCGCCTGCTGTTCTCGGCAACATTGGACAACGGAGTCGACAAGCTGGTCCGGCGGTTCCTACACGACCCCGTGCTGCACTCGGTCGACGAGGTCGACGAAGCACCCGTGCAGATGACCCACCACGTGTTCCACGTCGGAGGAGCGCAGGAGAAGAAGGCGCTGGTGCACCGGCTGGCGTCCGGCACCGGGCGACGAATCCTGTTCATGCGCACCAAACATCAAGCGCGCAAACTGGCCAAGCAGCTCACCGAAGCCGGCGTTCCGTCAGTTGATCTGCACGGCAACCTTTCTCAGCCCGCCCGGGAACGCAATCTGGCGGCCTTCGCCGACGGCTCGGCGCGGGTTCTGGTGGCCACCGACATCGCGGCCCGCGGAGTGCACGTTGACGGTGTCGAGTTGGTCGTCCACGTCGACCCGCCGATGGAGCACAAGGCCTACCTGCACCGCTCGGGCCGCACCGCGCGCGCGGGCAGCGACGGAGACGTCGTCACCGTGGTGCTGCCTGAACAGCGTCGCGACACCCAGCAGTTGCTCAAGCGCGCGGGCATCACCGTGCGTCCCCAAGATGTCGATGCCGAGTCTGCCGAAGTTCAGGAACTCGTTGGCGAGATCGCACCCCGGCGCGCACCGCAACCGGTAGCCCGGACGGTCGAGCATCGCCGTCCGGCGAACCAGTCGGGGCGTCCGGCCAGCCAGTCGGGACGTCCGCGCAGGCGCAGGCCCCGACGTCCGGCTCAGCGCGCCACCACCACCGGAGGTTGA
- the miaA gene encoding tRNA (adenosine(37)-N6)-dimethylallyltransferase MiaA codes for MRPLVILGPTGTGKSELALAVAERVAVPVEVVNADAMQLYRGMDIGTAKLAFDQRRGVPHHQLDVLDVTETASVARYQQAAAADVEDILARGALPIVVGGSMLYVQSLLDDWAFPATDPAVRARWEARLAEVGVAELHRELHLVDPAAAASILPTDGRRIVRALEVVELTGQPFAASAPRIGSPRWGAVIIGLDWPTEVLDQRLARRTDTMFAEGLVEEVLALLRRGLRDGVTAARALGYAQVIADLDAGGDGSGAREPTFVGTRRYVRRQRSWFRRDPRVTWLDAGVTGGSQRLADAAVRRWSDVS; via the coding sequence CTGCGACCGCTGGTCATTCTGGGTCCGACCGGGACCGGCAAGTCCGAGCTGGCGCTGGCCGTCGCCGAGCGTGTCGCCGTCCCGGTCGAGGTCGTCAACGCCGACGCCATGCAGCTGTACCGGGGCATGGACATCGGCACCGCGAAGTTGGCCTTCGACCAGCGGCGCGGCGTGCCGCATCATCAGCTCGACGTGCTCGACGTCACCGAGACGGCCAGCGTGGCCCGCTATCAGCAGGCCGCAGCTGCCGACGTCGAGGACATTCTGGCCCGTGGCGCATTGCCGATCGTGGTGGGCGGCTCCATGCTCTACGTCCAATCGCTGCTCGACGACTGGGCCTTTCCGGCCACCGACCCGGCCGTCCGGGCCCGGTGGGAAGCGCGGCTGGCCGAGGTCGGCGTCGCCGAACTGCACCGCGAACTCCACCTGGTCGATCCGGCCGCAGCCGCCTCGATCCTGCCGACCGACGGCCGGCGCATCGTGCGCGCGCTGGAAGTGGTGGAGTTGACCGGCCAACCGTTCGCCGCGTCGGCCCCTCGGATCGGTTCACCCAGGTGGGGCGCCGTCATCATCGGATTGGATTGGCCGACAGAGGTTCTCGACCAGCGGTTGGCCCGGCGCACCGACACCATGTTCGCCGAAGGGCTGGTCGAGGAGGTGCTCGCGTTGCTGCGTCGGGGACTGCGCGACGGTGTCACTGCGGCCCGTGCGTTGGGCTACGCACAGGTGATCGCAGACCTCGACGCGGGCGGTGACGGCAGCGGTGCCCGCGAACCGACGTTCGTGGGCACCCGCCGCTACGTGCGACGGCAGCGGTCCTGGTTCCGGCGCGACCCCCGCGTCACCTGGCTCGACGCCGGGGTAACCGGGGGATCGCAGCGACTTGCCGACGCCGCGGTAAGGCGCTGGAGCGACGTATCCTGA
- the hflX gene encoding GTPase HflX, whose amino-acid sequence MTYPESRETPSAGELALDDRTALRRVAGLSTELADISEVEYRQLRLERVVLVGVWTDGTAADADASLAELAALAETAGSEVLEGVIQRRDKPDPATYIGSGKAVELREVVLASGADTVICDGELSPAQLNALEKVVKVKVIDRTALILDIFAQHATSREGKAQVSLAQMEYMLPRLRGWGESMSRQAGGRAGGAGGGVGTRGPGETKIETDRRRIRERMAKLRREIKDMKKIRDTQRSGRRRSDVPSVAIVGYTNAGKSSLLNALTGAGVLVENALFATLEPTTRRGEFDDGRPFVLTDTVGFVRHLPTQLVEAFRSTLEEVVDADLLVHVVDGSDANPLAQINAVRQVVNEVVAEYGIASPPELLVVNKIDASDELTLAHLRRALPGAVFVSAHTGEGLQRLRSRMAELIEPTDTAVDVTIPYDRGDLVARVHADGRIDATEHTEQGTRIKARVPVALAAGLSVFATH is encoded by the coding sequence ATGACATATCCCGAATCCCGCGAGACCCCGAGCGCCGGTGAACTGGCCCTCGATGACCGGACCGCACTACGCCGTGTCGCCGGGTTGTCCACCGAGTTGGCCGACATCTCCGAGGTCGAGTACCGCCAGCTGCGCCTCGAACGGGTGGTGCTGGTCGGTGTGTGGACAGACGGCACCGCTGCCGATGCCGACGCCAGCCTGGCAGAGCTTGCCGCGCTGGCCGAGACTGCGGGCTCAGAAGTGCTCGAAGGCGTCATCCAACGTCGCGACAAGCCCGATCCGGCCACCTACATCGGGTCCGGGAAGGCTGTCGAGCTGCGCGAGGTGGTGCTGGCGTCGGGCGCCGACACCGTGATCTGTGACGGCGAGCTCAGCCCTGCTCAGCTCAACGCGCTGGAGAAGGTGGTCAAGGTCAAGGTGATCGACCGCACCGCGCTGATCCTCGACATCTTCGCCCAGCACGCCACCAGCCGGGAAGGCAAGGCCCAGGTCTCGCTGGCGCAGATGGAATACATGTTGCCGCGACTGCGCGGGTGGGGTGAGTCCATGTCCCGCCAGGCCGGTGGCCGAGCCGGTGGAGCCGGAGGCGGCGTGGGGACCCGCGGGCCCGGTGAGACCAAGATCGAGACCGACCGCCGCCGCATCCGTGAGCGGATGGCCAAGCTGCGCCGCGAGATCAAGGACATGAAGAAGATCCGCGACACCCAACGCAGCGGGCGTCGGCGCAGCGATGTCCCGTCGGTGGCCATCGTCGGCTACACCAACGCCGGCAAGTCCAGTCTGCTCAATGCTCTCACCGGAGCCGGCGTCCTGGTCGAGAACGCATTGTTCGCGACGCTCGAACCCACAACGCGGCGCGGGGAATTCGACGACGGAAGGCCGTTCGTACTGACCGACACGGTTGGCTTCGTGCGTCACTTGCCCACCCAGCTGGTCGAGGCGTTCCGGTCGACGTTGGAGGAAGTCGTCGACGCCGACCTGCTGGTGCACGTCGTCGACGGCTCCGATGCCAATCCACTGGCCCAGATCAATGCTGTGCGCCAAGTGGTCAATGAGGTCGTCGCCGAATACGGCATCGCTTCGCCGCCGGAGTTGTTGGTGGTCAACAAGATCGATGCTTCCGACGAGCTGACGCTGGCACACCTGCGGCGTGCGTTGCCGGGTGCGGTCTTCGTCTCGGCGCACACCGGAGAAGGTCTGCAGCGGTTGCGGTCACGGATGGCCGAACTGATAGAGCCCACCGACACCGCCGTCGACGTCACTATCCCGTATGACCGCGGGGATCTGGTGGCGCGGGTACACGCCGACGGACGCATCGATGCCACCGAGCACACCGAGCAGGGCACCCGCATCAAAGCCCGGGTGCCGGTGGCGTTGGCCGCTGGATTGAGTGTCTTCGCCACACATTGA